GCAAAGCTCCGCTCAGGATGACGCCTTTTTTAAAAATCTTTTAAAGGGGCTTGATTTATCATGCCCGTTGGTTTTCAGAATAGAAACTTGAAGGTTGAAATCGCGATATATCTTGAATTATAATAACCATCTATGTCTTTTAAAAGTTTTTCTTTTTTCTGAGGAGGACTGAAAAATAATGAATAAAAAGATCAAAAATAATATCAAAGTACCTTGTTTACCAATGGAGAATTTCTTTCGGAACCCGGAGAAAACGGCTTTCAAATTTTCTCCCGATGGAAAATATCTATCTTACCTTCAACCCTGGAAAAATAGATTGAATATTTATGTTGAACAAATCGCCGACGGGTCGATTGTCCAAATAACTCAAGTTACCGAACGTGATATTGCTGGCTATTTTTGGGCAAATAATTCTCGAATAGCCTATTTAAAAGATACTGGTGGGGATGAAGATTTTAAATTATATGCGGTTAATATAGATGGAACCGAATTAAAAGAATTGACGCCCTTTCCAGGAGTACGGACTGAATTAATTGATGATTTAAAAGATAACGAGAAAGAAATTATTATTGGTCTTAACAAAAGGAATCCTCAATTTTTTGATGCTTATCGAGTTAATGTTTATACTGGAGAAATGGACCTCATTGCAGAAAATCCTGGAAATATTTCTGGTTGGATGACCGATCATGAAGGTCGATTACGAGTTGCGGTGACGACCGATGGAGTGAACTCCAGCCTTCTCTATCGGGATCAGGAAGGCCAACCATTTCGGAGCTTAATTACCACCAATTTCCGCGATACCATTGCTCCGCTTCAATTTACCTATGATAATCAACGATTATATGTTTCTTCTAATTTAGGTCGAGATTTGCAAGCTATATATGAATATGACCCACAGTTGGGGAAAGAAGTAAAACTGATTTATGAAAATTCGGAAGTGGATGTATCGGTTCTTTTGACATCAGATAAAAATAAAAAAATAACCGGTGTAGCCTATGTTACCGATAAGCTACATTATTATTTTTTTGATCGAGAACGGGAAGAAATCCAACAATTTCTTGAAAAAAAACTCCCTGGATATGAAATTTCAATAGCCAGCATGAACCGGGAAGAAGATAAGATCCTGGTTAGAACTTATAGCGATAAATCACGAGGTGCTTACTATTACTATGATCTTCATAATGGAGAATTCAAAAAAATAGTTGAAGTGAGTCCCTGGCTAACGGAAGAATTTTTAGCCGATATGGAACCAATAACCTTTTCCGCCAGAGATGGTATGGTTATTCATGGATATCTGACTCTCCCTCGAACTGATGATTCCAAACACTTATCAGTTGTCGTAAATCCCCATGGAGGTCCTTGGGCAAGAGATGTCTGGGGCTTTAATCCTGAAGTCCAGTTTTTAGCCAATCGTGGGTATGCGATTTTTCAAGTTAATTTTCGTGGATCAACTGGGTATGGGAGAAAATTTTGGGAAGCCGGTTTTAAACAATGGGGTAGAAAGATGCAGGATGACATTACTGATGGAGTCAAATGGTTGATTCAGAAAGGAATTGCTGATCCCAAAAGGATTGCCATTTACGGGGGTTCTTATGGTGGATATGCAGTATTAGCTGGTTTAACCTTTACTCCCGATTTGTATGCAGCCGGAATTGATTATGTGGGAGTTTCCAATATATTTACCCTTTTAGAAACCATTCCTCCCTACTGGGAGCAAGGGCGTCAAATGCTTTACGAAATGATTGGCGATCCGGAAAAAGATCGTGATTTACTCCAGTCAGCATCACCAGTGTTCCATGCGGATAAAATTCGAGCACCCTTGCTGGTTGCTCAGGGGGCGAACGATCCACGAGTTAAAAAAGCGGAATCAGATCAAATTGTTGAAGCTCTTCGCCATAGAGAGGTAGACGTTAAGTATATAGTTAAAGAAAATGAGGGCCATGGTTTTCGAAATGAAGAAAACCGGTTTGATTTTTACC
The window above is part of the Candidatus Atribacteria bacterium ADurb.Bin276 genome. Proteins encoded here:
- the ptpA_1 gene encoding Prolyl tripeptidyl peptidase precursor: MNKKIKNNIKVPCLPMENFFRNPEKTAFKFSPDGKYLSYLQPWKNRLNIYVEQIADGSIVQITQVTERDIAGYFWANNSRIAYLKDTGGDEDFKLYAVNIDGTELKELTPFPGVRTELIDDLKDNEKEIIIGLNKRNPQFFDAYRVNVYTGEMDLIAENPGNISGWMTDHEGRLRVAVTTDGVNSSLLYRDQEGQPFRSLITTNFRDTIAPLQFTYDNQRLYVSSNLGRDLQAIYEYDPQLGKEVKLIYENSEVDVSVLLTSDKNKKITGVAYVTDKLHYYFFDREREEIQQFLEKKLPGYEISIASMNREEDKILVRTYSDKSRGAYYYYDLHNGEFKKIVEVSPWLTEEFLADMEPITFSARDGMVIHGYLTLPRTDDSKHLSVVVNPHGGPWARDVWGFNPEVQFLANRGYAIFQVNFRGSTGYGRKFWEAGFKQWGRKMQDDITDGVKWLIQKGIADPKRIAIYGGSYGGYAVLAGLTFTPDLYAAGIDYVGVSNIFTLLETIPPYWEQGRQMLYEMIGDPEKDRDLLQSASPVFHADKIRAPLLVAQGANDPRVKKAESDQIVEALRHREVDVKYIVKENEGHGFRNEENRFDFYREMEQFLAKHLDGMIC